Proteins encoded within one genomic window of Schaalia sp. HMT-172:
- the sucB gene encoding 2-oxoglutarate dehydrogenase, E2 component, dihydrolipoamide succinyltransferase, protein MATSVTMPALGESVTEGTVTTWLKQVGDTVELDEPIVEVSTDKVDSEVPSPVAGVLLEILVPEDETVEVGTEIARIGDASEASAPAAAPAAAAPAAAAPVTPAAPVSAAPASGTEVRMPALGESVTEGTVTTWLKAVGDAVEADEPLLEVSTDKVDSEVPSPVAGFLAEIRVPEDETVEVGTVVAVISASAPSAAPAVAQAAPVAPAAPAAPAIPVAPAAPVAPAAPAAPAAPAAPAAPAAPVDPFPNASTLAAAASNAPVVATPAAATGSAYVTPIVRKLARDLGVDLASVSGTGVGGRVRREDVEAAAAAARAAAATPASASATPAAAKAEAVREPSPLRGTTEKMTRLRQTIARRMVESLQTAAQLTTVIEVDVTKVAALRARSKDTFLATHGTKLTFLPFFVKAATEALAYHPKLNATINDKEVTYFDYEHVGIAVDTPRGLLVPVMKNAGEKDIPGIAASINDLAARTRDSKIGPDELSGSTFTVTNTGSGGALFDTPVLNMPETAIMGVGTIVKRPVVMKGADGADVIAIRSMVYLSLSYDHRLIDGGDASRFLMDVKKRLEEGAFEADLAL, encoded by the coding sequence ATGGCAACGTCAGTGACCATGCCCGCGCTGGGCGAGTCCGTCACCGAGGGCACCGTTACGACGTGGCTCAAGCAGGTCGGCGATACCGTCGAGCTCGACGAGCCCATCGTTGAGGTGTCCACCGACAAGGTCGACTCCGAGGTCCCCTCCCCCGTCGCGGGCGTCCTCCTCGAGATCCTGGTTCCCGAGGACGAGACCGTCGAGGTCGGCACCGAGATCGCGCGCATCGGCGACGCGTCCGAGGCCTCGGCCCCCGCCGCCGCTCCGGCTGCCGCTGCGCCGGCTGCCGCCGCGCCGGTCACCCCCGCGGCCCCCGTTTCCGCCGCACCCGCTTCGGGCACCGAGGTCCGCATGCCCGCGCTGGGCGAGTCCGTCACCGAGGGCACCGTCACCACGTGGCTGAAGGCCGTGGGCGACGCCGTCGAGGCCGACGAGCCGCTGCTCGAGGTGTCCACCGACAAGGTGGACTCCGAGGTCCCCTCTCCCGTTGCGGGCTTCCTCGCCGAGATTCGCGTGCCCGAGGATGAGACCGTTGAGGTCGGCACGGTCGTCGCGGTCATCTCCGCGTCCGCCCCGTCTGCCGCCCCGGCGGTTGCTCAGGCTGCTCCGGTCGCCCCCGCGGCTCCCGCTGCGCCCGCGATTCCGGTCGCCCCCGCGGCTCCGGTCGCCCCCGCGGCTCCCGCTGCGCCCGCGGCTCCCGCTGCGCCCGCGGCTCCCGCTGCGCCCGTCGATCCGTTCCCGAACGCCTCCACGCTTGCGGCGGCCGCTTCGAACGCACCCGTCGTCGCAACCCCCGCGGCCGCGACCGGCAGCGCCTACGTGACCCCGATCGTGCGCAAGCTTGCCCGCGATCTCGGCGTTGACCTGGCCAGCGTGTCGGGTACCGGCGTCGGTGGTCGCGTGCGTCGCGAGGATGTCGAGGCTGCGGCTGCCGCCGCGCGCGCCGCAGCGGCGACTCCCGCCTCGGCCTCGGCCACACCCGCCGCCGCGAAGGCCGAGGCCGTTCGCGAGCCGTCGCCCCTGCGTGGCACGACCGAAAAGATGACCCGCCTGCGCCAGACGATCGCGCGCCGCATGGTCGAGTCGCTCCAGACCGCGGCTCAGCTGACCACGGTCATCGAGGTCGACGTCACCAAGGTTGCCGCGCTTCGCGCCCGCTCGAAAGACACCTTCCTGGCCACGCACGGCACGAAGCTGACCTTCCTGCCCTTCTTCGTGAAGGCAGCGACGGAGGCTCTCGCCTACCACCCGAAGCTCAACGCGACCATCAACGACAAGGAGGTCACGTACTTCGACTACGAGCACGTGGGCATCGCCGTTGATACGCCGCGTGGCCTGCTCGTCCCGGTCATGAAGAATGCGGGCGAGAAGGACATCCCCGGCATCGCCGCGTCCATCAACGACCTGGCGGCACGCACCCGCGACTCGAAGATCGGCCCCGACGAGCTGTCCGGCTCGACCTTCACGGTCACGAACACCGGTTCGGGTGGCGCGCTCTTCGACACGCCCGTTCTCAACATGCCCGAGACCGCGATCATGGGCGTCGGCACGATCGTTAAGCGCCCCGTCGTGATGAAGGGGGCCGACGGCGCCGATGTCATCGCGATCCGCTCCATGGTCTACCTGTCGCTGTCCTACGATCACCGCCTGATTGACGGCGGGGATGCGTCGCGCTTCCTCATGGACGTGAAGAAGCGCTTGGAGGAGGGTGCGTTCGAGGCCGACCTGGCTCTCTGA
- the lpdA gene encoding dihydrolipoyl dehydrogenase: MSESIYDIVILGAGSGGYATALRAAQLGMKVALIDGDKVGGTCLHRGCIPTKAYLHAAETAEAVRESAKFGVNSTFNGIDMAQVGKYRDSVISGLYKGLQGLLKSRNVELISGWGRLADANTVEVGGQRITGRNIVLATGSYSRSIPGLEIGGRIISSDQALQMDWVPSSAVILGGGVIGLEFASVWRSFGAEVTIIEALPHLANNEDEAISKQLERAYRKRGIKFHTNTRFASASQSEQGVHVSTEDGKSFDADVLLVAVGRGPVTEGLGYEQVGITLDRGFVITNERLHTGVGNIYAVGDIVPGLQLAHRGFMQGIFVAEEIAGLNPTMQADIDIPRVTFCEPEIASVGMTEKQAREKYGDRVRTVEYNLAGNGKSSILATSGLIKLVSVEGGPIVGFHGIGARIGEQIGEGELMVNWEAYPSDVASLIHAHPSQNESLGEAAMALAGKPLHVHN, encoded by the coding sequence TTGAGCGAATCGATCTACGACATCGTCATTCTGGGTGCGGGTTCCGGCGGTTACGCGACCGCCCTGCGCGCGGCGCAGCTGGGCATGAAGGTCGCCCTCATCGACGGCGATAAGGTCGGTGGCACCTGCCTGCACCGCGGCTGCATCCCCACGAAGGCGTACCTGCACGCGGCCGAGACTGCCGAGGCCGTGCGAGAGTCCGCGAAGTTCGGTGTCAACTCCACCTTCAACGGCATCGATATGGCTCAGGTCGGCAAGTACCGCGACTCGGTCATCTCCGGCCTGTACAAGGGCCTGCAGGGGCTGCTCAAGTCCCGCAACGTCGAGCTCATCTCTGGCTGGGGCCGCCTCGCCGACGCCAACACCGTTGAGGTGGGCGGCCAGCGCATCACCGGCCGCAACATCGTGCTCGCGACCGGCTCCTACTCGCGTTCGATCCCCGGCCTCGAGATCGGCGGACGCATCATCTCCTCCGACCAGGCCCTCCAGATGGACTGGGTTCCTTCCTCCGCCGTGATCCTCGGCGGCGGCGTCATCGGCCTCGAGTTCGCCTCCGTGTGGCGCAGCTTCGGCGCCGAGGTCACGATCATCGAGGCGCTGCCCCACCTGGCCAACAACGAGGACGAGGCCATCTCCAAGCAGCTTGAGCGCGCCTACCGCAAGCGCGGCATCAAGTTCCACACGAACACCCGTTTCGCGTCGGCTTCGCAGTCTGAGCAGGGCGTGCACGTGAGCACCGAGGACGGCAAGTCTTTCGACGCTGACGTGCTCCTGGTGGCTGTTGGCCGAGGCCCCGTCACCGAGGGCTTGGGCTACGAGCAGGTCGGCATCACGCTGGATCGCGGCTTCGTCATCACGAACGAGCGCCTGCACACCGGCGTTGGCAACATCTACGCGGTCGGCGATATCGTTCCTGGCCTGCAGCTCGCTCACCGCGGCTTCATGCAGGGCATCTTCGTGGCAGAGGAGATCGCGGGCCTGAACCCGACCATGCAGGCCGACATCGACATCCCGCGCGTGACCTTCTGCGAGCCCGAGATCGCTTCGGTCGGCATGACGGAGAAGCAGGCTCGCGAGAAGTATGGCGATCGGGTGCGCACGGTTGAGTACAACCTCGCGGGCAATGGAAAGTCGTCTATCCTGGCAACGTCGGGTCTCATCAAGCTGGTCTCGGTGGAGGGCGGACCGATCGTGGGCTTCCACGGTATCGGCGCGCGCATCGGAGAGCAGATTGGTGAGGGCGAGCTCATGGTGAACTGGGAGGCGTACCCCTCGGACGTCGCATCCCTCATTCACGCCCACCCGAGCCAGAACGAGTCTCTCGGCGAGGCAGCTATGGCGCTGGCCGGCAAGCCCCTCCACGTCCACAACTGA
- a CDS encoding tRNA (cytidine(34)-2'-O)-methyltransferase, whose product MLHIIFWEPEIPGNTGAAIRLSACTGSMLHLVKPLGFDMDDAKLRRAGLDYHDLAHVMVHESLDDALAQVPGRVWALTGHATSMYSDVAYQDGDALLFGRESVGLSEEAMNHPRVRERVRIHMREGVRSLNLANSASIVLYEAWRQLGFPGGV is encoded by the coding sequence ATGCTGCACATCATCTTCTGGGAGCCCGAAATCCCTGGCAACACGGGCGCCGCGATCCGACTGTCGGCCTGCACCGGATCCATGCTGCACCTGGTCAAACCCCTGGGCTTCGACATGGACGACGCGAAGCTGCGCCGAGCGGGCCTCGACTACCACGACCTCGCGCACGTCATGGTGCACGAGAGCCTGGACGACGCCCTCGCCCAGGTTCCCGGACGAGTGTGGGCGCTGACGGGGCACGCGACCTCCATGTATTCGGACGTCGCCTACCAGGACGGCGACGCTCTGCTGTTCGGGCGCGAGTCCGTCGGCCTGTCCGAGGAGGCCATGAATCATCCGCGCGTGCGCGAGCGCGTCCGCATCCACATGCGCGAGGGGGTGCGTTCGCTCAACCTCGCCAACTCGGCGTCAATCGTCCTGTACGAGGCGTGGCGTCAGCTGGGATTCCCGGGCGGGGTCTAG
- a CDS encoding YbhB/YbcL family Raf kinase inhibitor-like protein — MNIDTRPPAPAPFEGIDLPSFTLTSSTLTDGAPMPESATARAGSLSPDLTWEGFPEQTASFMLTCFDPDAPIPSGWWHWTILDIPASMTHLDPGAGTSDLTLDGPAFHLRGDAGEASYFGAAPPAGDRPHRYIFTVHALDVDTLGLDDDATPAMASFAALEHTIARATLTVTHQA; from the coding sequence ATGAACATCGATACTCGCCCCCCGGCACCCGCCCCCTTCGAGGGCATCGATCTGCCCAGCTTCACCCTGACCTCGTCCACCCTCACCGACGGCGCACCCATGCCAGAGTCGGCGACCGCGCGCGCAGGCTCCCTCTCCCCCGACCTCACATGGGAGGGCTTCCCCGAGCAGACGGCCAGCTTCATGCTGACCTGCTTCGACCCGGACGCCCCCATCCCCTCGGGCTGGTGGCACTGGACGATCCTGGACATCCCCGCCTCGATGACCCACCTAGACCCGGGCGCGGGCACATCCGATCTCACCCTCGACGGCCCCGCGTTCCACCTGCGCGGCGATGCGGGCGAGGCCTCCTACTTCGGAGCCGCCCCGCCGGCCGGCGACCGCCCCCACCGCTACATCTTCACGGTGCACGCGCTCGACGTAGACACCCTGGGGCTCGACGACGACGCGACCCCCGCCATGGCCTCGTTCGCCGCGCTCGAGCACACGATCGCGCGTGCCACCCTGACCGTCACCCACCAGGCCTGA
- a CDS encoding DNA polymerase Y family protein has translation MVVWVPDWPVNCLVVDLPPGGCGAVTHAERIEIASAAARRCGVRSGMSVRQATYLCPELVCLPRDPDREARAFGAVVDAFDTVAAGVECLRPGLARCRARGPARWVGGEEQAASLLVEAIEAAVGVECFVGIADGPLASTEAARAGRIIPSDDTLSFLGPLGLSSALGCVPTSMDERMRATIQLLAGLGITTCSDLRGLGRGPVCERFGDVGQRLWTLASGGDVVVPLGVRAHSDLSVERDIDSGGERIETMTIPVTRAADELSGRLFRAGLVSHTLRIDVTDGGGSSRTRTWSGCDLSVSADIALRVRWTLTGWMSATQGPSGEVRSIRLTACDPHPGDSASALWGRGHRDADVSRSAVRIQGLAGPDALLMPRVQGGYDPRSRVVMAPWGAGEALRSRSGAWEGAVSEPPATLFEEPVPVRLTASIGAGSDICVDQRGALTAPPAYLCAGRSAHRESDRCDALAGLVGPARIRSVAGPWPVAGRWWEGERARAYMRATLEDGRVVLLVWSGGEWMVEGLDE, from the coding sequence ATGGTGGTGTGGGTGCCCGACTGGCCCGTGAATTGCCTGGTGGTCGACCTGCCTCCCGGTGGGTGCGGCGCCGTGACCCACGCGGAACGTATCGAGATCGCCAGCGCCGCAGCCAGGCGCTGCGGTGTGCGCTCTGGGATGAGCGTGCGCCAGGCGACCTACCTGTGCCCGGAGCTCGTGTGTCTGCCGCGTGACCCCGACCGGGAGGCGCGCGCCTTTGGCGCGGTCGTCGACGCCTTCGACACGGTCGCGGCGGGTGTCGAGTGCCTGCGCCCGGGGCTGGCGCGCTGCCGCGCTCGGGGGCCCGCGCGCTGGGTGGGCGGAGAAGAGCAGGCCGCCTCCCTGCTGGTCGAGGCGATCGAGGCGGCCGTGGGTGTCGAGTGCTTCGTTGGAATTGCCGACGGTCCTCTTGCTTCCACGGAGGCTGCCAGGGCGGGGCGCATCATCCCCTCCGACGACACGCTCTCGTTTCTCGGCCCACTCGGCCTATCCAGCGCTCTGGGATGCGTGCCGACGTCGATGGACGAACGCATGCGGGCCACTATCCAGCTCCTGGCGGGGCTGGGCATCACGACGTGCTCGGACCTGCGCGGTCTTGGCCGGGGCCCCGTATGCGAACGTTTCGGGGACGTCGGCCAGCGCCTCTGGACGCTGGCATCGGGCGGGGATGTCGTCGTGCCGCTCGGGGTGCGCGCTCACTCGGACCTGTCAGTCGAGCGCGATATCGACAGCGGAGGAGAGCGCATCGAGACGATGACGATCCCCGTGACACGTGCGGCTGACGAACTCTCCGGACGCCTCTTCCGAGCGGGCCTCGTCTCGCACACGCTGCGCATCGACGTGACAGACGGTGGCGGCTCCTCGCGCACCCGCACGTGGAGCGGATGCGACCTGTCGGTGAGCGCCGACATTGCGTTGCGCGTGCGCTGGACCCTGACGGGGTGGATGAGCGCAACGCAGGGGCCCTCCGGTGAGGTCCGATCAATCCGTCTAACGGCCTGCGACCCGCATCCCGGCGATTCCGCTTCAGCCCTGTGGGGGCGCGGACACAGGGACGCAGACGTGTCGCGCAGCGCCGTGCGCATCCAGGGCCTGGCTGGGCCGGACGCTCTCCTGATGCCGCGCGTGCAGGGCGGGTACGACCCGCGCAGCCGCGTCGTCATGGCGCCGTGGGGGGCGGGGGAGGCGTTACGTTCCCGTTCTGGCGCCTGGGAGGGGGCCGTGTCGGAGCCACCGGCAACCCTGTTCGAGGAGCCGGTGCCGGTGCGTCTCACAGCGTCGATCGGAGCGGGCAGTGACATCTGCGTCGACCAGCGCGGCGCGCTGACGGCGCCCCCCGCGTATCTGTGCGCTGGACGCTCCGCTCATCGCGAATCGGATAGGTGCGACGCCCTCGCGGGCCTCGTGGGGCCCGCGAGGATACGCAGCGTCGCCGGCCCCTGGCCCGTAGCCGGGCGCTGGTGGGAGGGTGAGCGGGCCCGCGCCTACATGCGCGCCACGCTCGAGGACGGGCGAGTGGTCCTGCTCGTGTGGAGTGGGGGTGAGTGGATGGTAGAGGGGCTTGACGAGTGA
- a CDS encoding DEAD/DEAH box helicase produces MVALPLSETLASMSDDDIMALVGPATWANGLRLERAGAVRDVSWATEDGQLEARVKDAGLTYRVRISHGALRPTLACACPLRSDCPHAVAALITGRAQAIERQSHVPEWSRVLGQVLGGERSRGGDPLALVIDAHDPAVEASLTPLRRGASSWTPKRASWLDLTATQWASVTDGLDPTHVSLLREGYRLSRESRSWHSRTEVTLSSLGEHAYAWLTRLVRAGVELFASADAREPFVLSHATWDADIDVTCGDEGLDVRVVARNGDHVLSRPRIDRDAGLLLLDGGTAAARIEGLAALDGFPLGRALRVPTSDVADFRASWLPALRRRFAMSSVDGSFDPEATPPVSVVGTVRRDGQTVVVRWWAEYDEGGLRSRTPLAQGVGDQAVASLVERINRWGRGVEGDLWTMLPTTGRIAPWRIPQFLATVVDREAVEGLVWDVADDVRAIEVSDDGMAVDLRVEDAQSDWFDLFVRLRVGAHSLSVREALEAIGRGDDYVEVEGVWVRLDGPRIRALQALLEEARALTGWEGEGLRLSAMSAGVYELFEKEADSVVASTQWRERLAALRGQESGGGLAPVPALAQVLRPYQRHGHAWLTSRLGAGIGAILADDMGLGKTVQILSAVAALRASGASVGPVLVVAPTSVVGVWAEQAAKFTPFLRVRCIVETAARRGTTITSQVQDCDIVVTSYTLARLEADQWSGVALAGVVIDEAQAVKNPRTATYRALRDMDAPWRLAVSGTPIENSLGDLWSLLSLTCPGLLPGWDTFTQKVRRPIEGGDVGMAARLTSYVAPFILRRTKEEVATDLPDKIVDVVRVELGKEHRHIYDQYLARERARILDLLADPEANRMSVLASITRLRQLALDPALVDESYAHVGSAKVEYVADRLDEIVPGGHRALVFSQFTSFLARIRRVLERRGISVVQLDGSTRNREEVVERFRSGQASVFLISLKAGGSGLTLTEADYVYVMDPWWNPAAEEQAIDRAHRIGQTKKVNVYRLVATDTIEAKVVELQDRKRRLISSVMNGTGAGASLSAADLRGLLEW; encoded by the coding sequence ATGGTAGCCCTGCCTCTGAGCGAGACCCTCGCGTCGATGTCCGACGACGACATCATGGCCCTCGTCGGCCCCGCCACCTGGGCCAACGGCCTGCGCCTGGAACGCGCGGGCGCTGTGCGCGACGTGTCGTGGGCCACGGAGGATGGCCAGCTGGAGGCGCGCGTGAAGGACGCGGGCCTGACCTATCGGGTGCGCATCTCGCACGGGGCGCTGCGCCCCACGCTCGCCTGCGCCTGCCCGCTGAGATCAGATTGCCCACACGCGGTGGCCGCGCTCATCACGGGCCGCGCGCAGGCCATCGAGCGCCAGTCCCACGTACCCGAGTGGAGCCGCGTCCTGGGTCAGGTGCTGGGGGGCGAACGCTCGCGCGGCGGAGATCCCCTGGCCCTCGTCATCGACGCGCATGATCCGGCCGTGGAGGCCTCGCTCACGCCGCTGCGGCGAGGAGCCTCCTCGTGGACGCCGAAGCGGGCCTCGTGGCTTGACCTGACGGCCACGCAGTGGGCATCGGTGACGGATGGGCTCGATCCGACCCACGTGTCCTTGCTTCGCGAAGGGTATCGACTCTCCCGCGAATCGCGCTCGTGGCATTCGCGCACGGAGGTGACCCTCAGCTCGCTGGGAGAGCACGCCTACGCGTGGCTGACTCGCCTCGTGCGCGCGGGAGTCGAGCTCTTCGCATCCGCGGACGCGCGCGAGCCCTTCGTGCTCTCGCACGCGACGTGGGACGCCGATATCGACGTGACCTGCGGCGACGAGGGGCTGGACGTGCGAGTCGTGGCACGCAACGGCGACCACGTGCTGTCCCGCCCGAGGATCGATCGCGACGCCGGTCTGCTGCTCCTCGATGGAGGCACGGCGGCCGCGCGCATCGAGGGGCTCGCCGCGCTGGACGGTTTTCCCCTCGGGCGCGCGCTGAGGGTACCGACCTCGGACGTCGCTGATTTTCGCGCCTCGTGGCTGCCCGCGCTGCGCAGACGTTTCGCAATGAGCTCCGTCGACGGCAGTTTCGACCCGGAGGCGACACCACCGGTGTCGGTCGTGGGCACGGTGCGCCGGGATGGGCAGACCGTCGTGGTGCGCTGGTGGGCAGAATACGACGAGGGTGGGTTGCGCTCACGCACGCCGCTTGCGCAAGGCGTTGGGGATCAGGCCGTAGCGAGCCTCGTGGAGCGCATCAACCGGTGGGGACGCGGCGTGGAAGGCGACCTATGGACGATGCTTCCGACCACCGGGCGGATCGCCCCGTGGCGGATTCCGCAGTTCCTGGCGACCGTCGTCGATCGCGAAGCCGTGGAAGGCCTCGTGTGGGACGTGGCCGACGACGTGCGCGCCATCGAGGTCTCCGACGACGGCATGGCCGTTGATCTGCGCGTCGAGGACGCACAGTCCGACTGGTTCGACCTGTTCGTGCGCCTGCGGGTCGGCGCCCACAGCCTGAGCGTGCGCGAGGCCCTCGAGGCCATCGGACGCGGGGACGACTACGTGGAGGTGGAGGGCGTCTGGGTGCGCCTGGACGGGCCACGCATCCGCGCGCTGCAGGCCCTCTTGGAGGAGGCACGTGCGCTGACGGGCTGGGAGGGTGAGGGTCTGCGCCTGTCGGCTATGTCGGCGGGCGTGTACGAGCTCTTCGAGAAGGAGGCCGACTCGGTCGTCGCATCGACGCAGTGGCGTGAGCGACTCGCCGCGCTGAGGGGGCAGGAATCGGGCGGCGGACTGGCGCCCGTGCCGGCCCTGGCGCAGGTGCTGCGCCCCTATCAGCGTCACGGGCACGCCTGGCTGACGTCTCGCCTGGGCGCCGGGATCGGCGCCATTCTGGCGGACGACATGGGCCTGGGCAAGACCGTGCAGATCCTCTCCGCCGTCGCTGCCCTGCGCGCCTCGGGCGCCAGCGTCGGGCCGGTCCTCGTCGTCGCCCCCACCTCGGTCGTGGGCGTGTGGGCCGAGCAGGCCGCGAAGTTCACGCCCTTCCTGCGCGTTCGCTGCATTGTCGAAACAGCGGCGCGCAGGGGAACGACGATCACGTCGCAGGTGCAGGACTGCGACATCGTGGTCACCTCTTACACGCTGGCGCGCCTCGAGGCCGACCAGTGGAGCGGGGTTGCTCTGGCCGGCGTCGTCATCGACGAAGCGCAGGCCGTCAAGAACCCCCGCACAGCCACGTATCGGGCGTTGCGTGACATGGATGCGCCCTGGCGCCTGGCGGTGAGCGGCACGCCGATCGAAAACTCGCTGGGCGACCTGTGGTCGCTCCTGTCCCTGACCTGCCCGGGGCTTCTGCCCGGGTGGGACACCTTCACGCAGAAGGTGCGCCGCCCCATCGAGGGGGGCGACGTGGGCATGGCCGCCCGCCTCACCTCCTACGTCGCCCCCTTCATCCTGCGCCGCACGAAGGAGGAGGTCGCCACGGATCTGCCCGACAAGATCGTCGACGTCGTGCGCGTGGAGCTCGGCAAGGAGCACCGCCACATCTACGACCAGTACCTGGCCCGCGAGCGCGCGCGGATCCTGGATCTGCTGGCCGATCCGGAGGCGAATCGCATGAGCGTGCTGGCGTCGATCACCCGTCTGCGTCAGCTCGCGCTCGACCCCGCGCTGGTGGATGAGTCGTATGCGCACGTGGGATCGGCCAAGGTCGAGTACGTTGCCGACCGCCTCGACGAGATTGTGCCGGGCGGGCACCGGGCGCTGGTGTTCAGCCAGTTCACGTCGTTTCTGGCTCGTATTCGGCGCGTGTTGGAGCGGCGCGGTATCTCGGTGGTGCAGCTGGACGGATCGACGCGCAACCGCGAGGAGGTGGTCGAGCGTTTCCGTTCGGGCCAGGCGTCGGTCTTCCTGATTTCGCTCAAGGCCGGCGGCTCAGGCCTGACGCTCACGGAGGCGGACTACGTGTATGTCATGGACCCGTGGTGGAATCCGGCGGCCGAGGAGCAGGCGATCGACCGCGCCCACCGCATTGGCCAGACGAAGAAGGTCAACGTCTATCGGCTGGTGGCCACCGACACGATTGAGGCGAAGGTCGTGGAGCTTCAGGACCGTAAGCGGCGCCTGATTTCCTCGGTGATGAACGGGACGGGGGCGGGCGCGTCGCTCAGCGCTGCCGACCTGCGAGGCTTGCTCGAATGGTGA
- a CDS encoding alcohol dehydrogenase catalytic domain-containing protein, translating into MDSMLAASLTSPGTLTLDRRPLPALGPRDALLTVEATTLCGTDLRIVTGQKTKGVTPGVILGHEIAARVWRVGSALTPGVDVPAPGTQVGLAPEIACGHCEPCTAGRSNVCASMALFGTGVDGGLADVIRVPERALACITPTAREIAPPLLALAEPLSCCLRATTRLPITEGTRVLVLGTGPIGLIHCALAASAHASVMACGRPNRLSPALALGAQVTTASQGDDLVAEVRDWTGGAGADVVIIAVGDPGLVPVAAQCAAIGGSVSCFAGFPAGALAQIDPNVVHYRELTVSGSANATLADYAAAVTALSTGALDLSALITHEFALTEVDAALDAVRSRVGLKVAVRPEQG; encoded by the coding sequence ATGGACTCCATGCTCGCAGCGTCGCTCACCTCACCTGGCACCCTCACCCTGGACCGGCGCCCACTTCCCGCCCTGGGGCCGCGCGACGCCCTCCTCACCGTGGAGGCCACGACGCTGTGCGGCACAGACCTGCGCATCGTCACCGGACAAAAAACGAAGGGCGTCACCCCCGGCGTGATCCTCGGCCACGAGATCGCCGCTCGCGTCTGGCGCGTCGGCTCCGCCCTCACCCCCGGCGTCGACGTCCCCGCCCCGGGAACGCAGGTCGGCCTCGCCCCCGAAATCGCCTGCGGCCACTGCGAGCCGTGCACCGCCGGGCGCTCCAACGTCTGTGCCTCCATGGCCCTGTTCGGAACCGGAGTGGACGGCGGCCTCGCCGACGTCATCCGCGTGCCCGAACGAGCCCTCGCGTGCATCACCCCCACCGCGCGCGAGATCGCCCCACCCCTCCTAGCCCTCGCCGAACCCCTCTCCTGCTGCCTGCGAGCCACCACACGCCTGCCCATCACCGAGGGCACCCGGGTCCTCGTCCTGGGCACCGGCCCCATCGGACTCATCCACTGCGCGCTCGCGGCCAGCGCCCACGCATCCGTCATGGCGTGCGGGCGCCCCAACCGCCTCTCCCCCGCCCTCGCCCTCGGCGCACAGGTTACCACCGCCTCCCAGGGAGACGACCTCGTCGCCGAGGTGCGCGACTGGACGGGCGGAGCCGGCGCGGACGTCGTCATCATCGCGGTCGGCGACCCCGGCCTCGTCCCCGTCGCCGCCCAGTGCGCGGCCATCGGTGGGAGCGTCTCCTGCTTCGCGGGCTTCCCCGCCGGTGCACTGGCCCAGATCGACCCGAACGTGGTCCACTACCGCGAGCTCACCGTCTCCGGCAGCGCAAACGCGACCCTGGCAGACTACGCGGCAGCCGTCACTGCACTATCGACGGGCGCTCTCGACCTCTCCGCGCTGATCACGCACGAATTCGCCCTCACCGAGGTCGATGCCGCCCTCGACGCCGTCCGCTCCCGCGTCGGCCTCAAGGTCGCCGTGCGCCCAGAGCAGGGGTAA